The genomic segment GCCTATATATTTTGTCTTGCCATATTCAACTTTGGATTGGTAGCCACTCAGGCATTTCATTCACAGCCAGATTCCTAAGAATTGGGCACAGGCTTGATGCTGAATTGGTCACACATTAGGCAATATACTCACCAGTCGCTGGCAAGCACTGGATATTTATTCAACACAAAATTGCCTGGGATTGGACGCAAGGCTGCCAGAGAACAAAAATGTGATCTCCTGCAGGACTTCCAAAGTTCAGACTTTTAAACGACATAGAAATAAATCACAAGTCCCAAACCTTTCAGCTGCTGTTCTTTGGACCATTCACGAAATGTTTTTGCAATGCCTTTGATCATGCCCGTCAGTATCTGCGTGCCCTGTGATAGATGCTCCTCACTGTCCCACGCTCCAACAACATCATGATACCTTCTGTCAACCTGAAATAGACACAACGTTTTCTTGCCTTGCATTGGGTTCCATTTCTCAaaacaaagaaaataaattaaacatgaacatAAAGATAATGTTAGCGTTGTGTTCACAGTGGTGCTATTGTTGATGAAACTTTGGTCATGTGATGGGCTATCCTAGCATATCTGTGATGCTGCAGGGAGTGTGTGACTTCTGTGGCAGGAGCCAACAGTGCTTAACACACTAAACCCAATATTGAAAGGATTTCCCTCTGTGGTCCCAGTGATTTCCACCTCTGAGAAGAGCAAATTAGCAAGAAAAAAAGAATTGCAGTGTCCTAtatgaccacaggacatcccgCAGTGCTTTATAGCATttatgaagtgcagtcactgttgtaatgtaggaaatgtggcagccaatttgtgcacagcaagctcccacaaatagcaaagcCATAATACGCAAATAATCTGCTTTAAATatattggttgagagataaagttggtgtgattttttttttaatttgtttactgggccagcatttattaccccatCCCCTTGAGAACGTAGTGGcttactagaccatttcagaggctgaaggtgagttactcattgcagaattcctagcctctgatctgctcttgtagtcacagtatttatatggctagtccagttcagtttctggatgttgatagtgggggattcagtgatggtaatgccattgaatgtctaggagagatggttagattctctctctttggagatggtcattgcctggcacttgtgtggcatgaatgttacttgtcaactatcagcccaagcctaaatgttgcccaggtcttgctgcatttggacatgggctgcttaagtatctgaggagttgtgaatggtgctgaatattgtgcaatcatcagcacacatccccactcctgaccttatgatggagggaaggtcattgatgaagcagctgaagatgtttgggccgaggacactgccctgaggaactcaagcagtgatgacctggagctgagatgattgaccttcaagcaccacagccatcttcttttgtgctaggtatgactgcaaccagagGAGAgcatttcccctgattcccattgacttcagttggctaagactccttgatgccacacttggtcaaatgcagcattgatgtcaagggcagtcactctcagctcagcagttcagctcttttgtccacgtttggatcagggctgtaatgaggagttgtgaatggtgctgaacattgtgcaatcatcagcgcacatccccactcctgaccttatgatggaaggaaggtcattgatgaagcagctgaagatgtttgggccaaggacactgccctgaggaactcaagcagtgatgacctggagctgagatgattgaccttcaaagtcaggagctgagtgtccctggtggaacccaaactgagtatcagtgagtaggttattgcaaAACAAGTGTCGTTTGATACTGCTGTTGAAACCCATTCCATCATTTTACTTATGaccgagagcagactgatggggcagtaattggccgggttggacttctcctgctttttgtgtacagggcatacctgggcaatcttccacattgctgggtagatgccaatgttgtacctgtactggaagAACTTGGCTAGGGTTATGACAAGTTCTGGAGaaaaagtcttcagtactattgctggaatattgtcaggccccatagcttttgcagtgtccaatgccatcagccatttctttatatcatgtggagtgagtcaaactgacatctgtgatgctgggtcctcaggaggaggctgagatggatcatccactcggcgcttctaattgaagatggctgcaaaggcttcagccttatcttttgcactgatgtgctgggctcctccatcattgaggatgagggtatttgtggagccacctcctccagtgagttgtttaattgtccaccaccatccacaactggacatggcaggactgcagagcttagatctgatccattggttgtgggattgctcagctctgtctatcatttgctgcttatgctgtttggcacgcaagtagttctgtgttatagcttcaccaggtttacaactcatttttaggtgtacctggtgctgctcctgacatgccctcctgtactcttgtttgaaccaggtttgattccCCCGGCTTGATAGTAATGATAGATTGGGAGATATGCTGGGTCCAGCAGGTTACAGATTATGCttttatacaattctgctgctgccaatggtcCACAGTGCTTCATAGTTTTgaattttgaacaaatctagcatttagcacggtgatagtgccacacagcatgatggagggtaccctcattGTGGAGACGGAACTTcatctctacaaggactgtgcagtggtcactcctactgatactgtcatggacagttgcatctgcagcaggcgggTTGGTGAAGGCAAATATGTccttccctctttttggttccctaacaacctgctgctgacccaatctagcagctatgtcttttaggactcagccagctcagtctgtaatggtgctactgaaccaTTTTTGATTATGAGCATTGAAGAcgcccacccagagtatattctatgcccttgccacccccagtgcttcctccaagtggtgtacaaaattgaggagtactgattcatcagctgaagggtgggtgggtgcactGGTGATAATcagctcatgtttgacctgatgccatgaggcttcatgggtccagagtcaatgttgagtactccctcctgactgtttaccaccatgccaccacctctgttgggtTTGACTTGCCGGTGGGGCagtacatacccagggatggtgatggtggtttctgAGGTATTATCTGAAAGGTATGATTCAAGTGAGGATGAGTGTGTCAGGCTGTTAGCTTGCCCAGtctatgggacagctctcccaattcccAGACATTAGCAAGGAGCACTTTGCAGGGTCAATGGGGTGTGCCattgtcatgttggagttgtatagaaccttggtgaggccacagctggagtactggtgcctaggtcaatgcctaGTGGTCTATCAGGTTGCGTTCCTTTTAGGTGTCGTGGCAGTTTGATGCACTTGAGTGGTCTACTAGGCTATTTCTGACAGCATTTCAAAgtctaccacattgctgtgggtctggtgttacatataggccagatcaggtaaggacaacagaatTCCTTCCGTCAAGAATATTaatgaaccagaagggtttttacgacaatcaactcAAAGCGGATTtaaattccagattaattaattgaatttagattctaccagctgccgtggtgggatttgaacccatgtccccagagcattagagcattagcctgggcctctggatcagtagtccagtgacattaccattatggcATCACCTCCCCCTTACCGCTggccaattctggtctcttgtgcatccttCTTGTTCAGATCCTGGATTTCCCTTTTCACCTCTCCAgttttccccctcctcctttaaggctcCTCCTCTTTGACTGAGTTTTTGGCCACATCTCCTAATAGCTCCTTCTATGGCTGGGTACCAAATTCAGTTTGGTAATTGCTCCCGCAAAGTGACTTGAAATGGTTTCTTACTTCAGTTATGTTGTTGATCATGCCTCTTAGGGTGTTTCAAGGATTCCTACAGCTTAATTCTATATtaacccatccaccactttaaacattcactccctccacaattggtgcacagtggtagcaatgtgtaccattgACAAAATGCATTGCAATAACTCATCAGGTCACCTGTAGCAATAGTTTCTAAAATTGCGACCTCCATTACCTAGAAAATCAAGGGAAACAAGTGCACaagtcccagactgctgagggaagcaagggacaAGATCACAGGGgccctgacccaaatttttaattcctctccggtcacgggggagatgccagaggactggagaacagctaatgtggttctgctatttaagaagggttgtagagaggagCCAGGGAATGACCAAtaagtctcacatcagtggtagggaaaatactggagaaaattctgaaggagagaatctatctccacttggagaggcaaggtttgatcagggatagtcagcatggctttgtcagagggaggtcatgcctaacaaatttgattgaatgttttgaggaggtgaccaggtgtgtagatgagggtagtgcagttgatgtagtttatatggatttcagcaaaacctttgacaagttcccacatgggagacttataaagaaggcaaatgcacatgggatacagggtaatttcgtaaggtggattcaaaattggcttagttgtaggagacagagggtgatgacagaaggagcTTTAGCgactagaagccagtgtccagtggcgtaccacagggatctgtgctgggtcccctatcaTTTGTcctttatataaacgacatagatgactatgtggggtgtaGGATGAGTAAGattgcgaatgacacaaagattggtcaggTCGTTAACaaagaggttgagtgtcttgggctacaggaagatatagatgggatggtcaaatgggtagataagtggcagatggaatttaactctgaaaagtgtgaggtgatacactttggaaggagtaatttgacaaggaagtgttcaatgaacggcatgacactaggaagttctgaggaacaaacggactttgtgtgtccgtgtgtgtccatagatctctgaagggggagggacatgttagtggggtggtaaaaaaggcatatgggatacacctttatcaatcgaggcatagattacaaaagtagggaggtcatgttggagttgtatagaaccttggtgaggccacggctggagtattgtgtgcagttctggtcgccacattataggaaggatgtgattgcactggaaggggtgcagaggagattcaccaggatgttgcctgggatgaaacatttaaggtatgaagagaggttggatagacttgggttgttttcgtcagagcagagaagactgaggggcgacctgatcaaggtgtacaagattatgaggggcatggacagggtggatagggagcagctgtttcccttagttgaagggtcagttatgaggggacataagttcaaggtgaggggcagaaggtttagggggaatgtgaggaaaaacatttttacccagagggtggtgacagtctggaatgcactgcctgggaggatggtggaggtgggttgcctcacatcctttaaaaagtatctggatgagcacttggcacgtcataacattcaaggctatgggccaagtgctggtaaatgggattaggtaggtaggttaggtgtttctcacgtgtcggtgcagacttgatgggccgaagggtctcttctgcactgtgtgattctgtgataagaaCACCAAAACCTGGAAgtccctctccaagtcacacaagcgttctgacttggaactataccatTGTTTGTTCCTTCATCATTACTGggccaaattcctggaactccattcccaacagctctgtgggtgtatctgtagcatgatggactgcagtggtttgagaaggtggttcaccaccgcCTCCACAAAGAcattcagggatgggcaacaaattctggtgCCAACGCCCAGATTCcgagaatgaataaataaaaaatgccaCCAAGGAAAACAGCAACGCCCAGCCAAACCAGCATGCTGATaggtgggcggaattttacagccctggaTTAGcaggggggggggcgtggggctggaaaatgcagcgagccattcaaaactccattggctttggtgggactggaagatcccacggcgggagggatggaaaattccacccattgtgccTGTTGCCACAGTGAATATTGCCAAGAGGATCATTTTCTGAAGCTGGTGGAACCATGGACTGGAACACACTCCATCTAGCTAACCGCTCACCCACTTGTGCAAAGGACATAAAGCCATGGCCCACAGCTTCTGGTCTTTGCCAAACAATTGCCCCATGCCTCACCCGCTACAAAAAGTGGAATTAAACTTCATCTCTTGTGTTTTACAACTGTTTCCTTCCCTTTAATCGAATCAAAAGTGATGAAATAGAATGTCTTGTCAAAGTACATTCCTGATCTGCCATTTTGATCTCTTTCAGTTTAAAAGCAGTTTGTCAGTAGTGTTCTTCAATATGCCAGTGTATCTACTCCTAGGGAACTATCAGCTGGAATGCAACATGTTAGAATCAATGCGATAATACATGTTAGTATTTTCAAATGATCTCAATACCAGAACCATCCTATTCTGCTGGCTGACTTCTGGTAATATAGTCATTAAGGCATACTTGTCCCTCCAGAATTTCAGTTCGAAAAGAGTAAGCTAGCTATTTATTTCTCCCTTCACCCAGCTGAAACTCTTTCCTCCGTGTGTCTCTGAACTCCAGCCATGTTAATTCCCCACAGTCAAAGGACAGCTTCCATTTCTTCTCTTTGGGGAATGGAGAGGCGCAGCCTTGGTCTCCTGTCTATCCACTGCACTGACGCCTaattctccccccctccctcccttggtAGTATTAGGGGTTCAGTTATTAAAATATAGCTGCTAGCTATGTTTGTCACAGTCTTCCTAACGCATGCCAAGGAGAAAAGTTTCTCCCTGCTGTGTCACAAAGTGACTTGCTTCCTACCTGCATGAGGCCAAAGCCATTTCCATGCTTATCCCAGCCATTTATCAAGACGTTCCCACCACGTGATTCACGGGATATGATAGCACCAATTATGGCTGGATCAACCTCGTTAGCCGTGGCAACTTTATTTATCAAAGCCTTGTACTTGTTCACTCTCTCCAAGTCAGTCGCCATCATCTTGTGAGAGGTGTCAACACCTGTAAAAATAGAAGCAAAAATCCTTCTACTGAATCACTTTCTACGTGACTTAGTCTCACCTGACTTTAAACTTGTGCTATGGATCTTACATCTAACGATTAAAACAACCCCCGCCATCCCAAATAATGTTCTAACCGACTTGCAATTGCATTCTTTTATCCACAGATCCTTCCCAGTTTTGGCATGATGACTGGTTGTGGTTGGATGTTCAGGCAGCTCTCATTAATCCACCACATATTCTTTTGTGCCTGTACCTGGACAGCCGTGTGTTAGCCTAAAAATCTGGCTGTGTTCAGTCTTGTCCTGGCCTAACACTTGCCCAACTCTTTTCTGATTACTGCTTCCCACTGATAATGTTGAAAAATgtcaacttgtccactttggcaggaagaataaacaaAAGCAACATATTTAcatggaaaaagactgcagaactctgagggataagagatctgggtgtccctggtacatgaatcctaaaaggttagtgtgcagttacagcaagtgattaagaagataaatggaatgatggcctttattgcaagggggatggagaataaaagtagggaagattTTCAACAATaggacagggtgttggtgagaccacatctggagtaccatgtacagttctggtctccttatttaaggaagaacataattgcattagaagcagttcagagaaggttcacttgactgattcctgggatgagggagttatcctatgaggaagggttggacaggctgggcctgtatccattggagtttagaagaatgagaagcgatcttattgaaacatataagatactaggggacttgacaggatagatgctgaggggatgtttccccttgtgggagagactataaCTATggaaaacagtttaaaaataaggggtctcccatttcaaacagaatcacagtgcagaagaggccttttggcccactgagtctgcaccgacacgtgagaaacacctgacctgagAAACaccatttcagacagagatggggagaatttttttctctcagaggttcatgGAATTCTattcccagagaacagtggaggcagggtcattgaatatttttaaggctgagctagatagatttttgattgacaagggactcAAAGGCTATAGGTGATaggaaggaatgtggagttgaggccacaatcagatcagcaatgatcttcttgaatggcagagcaggctcgaggggctgaatggcctgttcctgctcctcattcacATGGTTGTATGTTGTTTGCTTGGTATGAATTTCTCCTCATGTGAACACCTCCCATTTATCAAGGGCCAGCTTtgggaaaacagggaattacagaccctGGAGTTTGCATAGGGGGTACTGCTGTAATTTAAACAGCTAATACCACACAGTCTGTGTTTTAGCCTTTAAGGTTTTGGTTAGCAGGTAAAAGGGAAGAATCccaactcctccccccacctcatgATGCCAGGTCTATCACTTGATCTTCCTGTAATAATCCAACTTGTCTGGTAAATATAAACAATAgtgctgtggatctggatagAGGTCACTTTATTGAAGAtacttttctattctttttaTCCCTCTGTACTTGAATGAAAAGAATCCCTGATAAGACCAGAGGGAGGCAAAAGCATAGTCATATTGTCACTAGGCTAATAAcccggagacccagggtaattctctggggacctgggtacgaatcctgccacggcagatgatggaatttgaactcaataaaaatctggaattagaagtctaatgatgacgctgcaaccattgtcaattgttgtaaaaacccatctggttgacgACTTAGAGAAGGaagatctgctgtccttacctggtctggcctgcatgtgaccgcagacccacagcaatgtggttgacccttaaatgccctctgagcaagggcagttagggatgggcaataaatgctggcctagccaatgacactcacatccaatgaatttaaaaaaaaaactttccaatTATGTATTGACTGTAAAATGCAGAATATGTGTATACATGTAATGATAGAAACTTTATACAGTTACTGTAAATGAAATACAATCTCTTCCAAGATATTTCTGTATTCCGCAGCCACACATACATCTATCATAGTAACTATTAATTACACCCATTCCTCACCTTTTTCAGTTAGTTTGTCCTGTTTTGCTGTTATTTCGGAAGCACCAGTTGTTTCAATCTTTGTGATATCGCCATAGATGGAAGATGCTAGTATATTGGCCAAAAATAGACAAGTTACTCTTAAATAGCAAGCAGAAATTGGATGTGGCTGTAATGGCTCTACTCCGCCTTTTCATCATGTACCAGCTAAAACATGATGTACTGTTTTTGGAGCATGTTCAAAAGCACTCCCCAACATTAAGGTAACTGATGCTTGCTGAGCTGTAATGGTTTAAGGTAATTCGCTGCAAAGGAATGAAGATTTGTTCCCATAGGAGATGCTAAGTGCATTCCCACTCCTTACAAGTTAAAAGAAACTTGCAAAAGCAACTTGGATTTGGGTTAGAAAAG from the Carcharodon carcharias isolate sCarCar2 chromosome 9, sCarCar2.pri, whole genome shotgun sequence genome contains:
- the lygl1 gene encoding lysozyme g-like 1, with the protein product MSSSIYGDITKIETTGASEITAKQDKLTEKGVDTSHKMMATDLERVNKYKALINKVATANEVDPAIIGAIISRESRGGNVLINGWDKHGNGFGLMQVDRRYHDVVGAWDSEEHLSQGTQILTGMIKGIAKTFREWSKEQQLKGGISAYNAGTKNVQTYSRMDIGTTGDDYANDVVARAQWLKEHGY